One region of Anthonomus grandis grandis chromosome 22, icAntGran1.3, whole genome shotgun sequence genomic DNA includes:
- the LOC126748456 gene encoding piggyBac transposable element-derived protein 3-like — protein MSKNKFLTNADLQEYWEHFTGLGDDGCVDSDTDSIADPSFLPEEECIRNNESDLSSHVEENGNDTQFDHEDDLPLLSFLIIKPGEGPMTKNFEWKSRGLELNEDQLRFRGDVELPDDVLSLETPYEFFNYFFSNDLISSIVQETNLYAVQTKPEQPPCFTENNIKQYLGIIIFTSSVHMLNLRSFWSKELRFSPVADVMSVNMFEKIRRFIHFTNSDTFIPRGQQGHDRLHKIRPLVDFFNNKFSSGSLEQHLSIDERMCSTTVKHYMEQYMPMKLTGQGQDVPGNKPNFGVTSNLVLRLASIIPRQHNYVLYDDNYYTALPLMVHLAKEGIYSLGTIRRNRIPSNKLPTEATLKKADRGTSHEFVAIIDIDKYVMKDNKYVTLASLFAGRNPITKVKRFDLKEKKSIEVDCPYIITEYNKHMGGVDLLDSLMGRYKIQLKSRKWYMRIFYHLLDLVLVNSWLLYKRALSKKQPGCKLKNQAEFRAEVANYLCAVRSVVIKRGRPSSSLQNNIDEKRKRGPMKHVPPMEVRADQIGHWAVLQDAKMRCKYPKNLGIFLYSSFCPKTHWRIDLHKEPEGSEKGSKLGLLAHVFSTFPNVPPYIVTLQQITLYRPI, from the exons atGAGCAAGAACAAGTTTTTGACTAACGCCGATCTGCAGGAGTATTGGGAACATTTTACGGGACTAGGTGATGATGGATGTGTAGATAGCGACACAGATAGTATTGCAGATCCTTCTTTTCTACCAGAAGAAGAATGCATTCGCAACAACGAGAGCGATCTTTCATCGCATGTAGAAGAAAATGGCAACGATACTCAATTTGATCATGAAGATGATCTTCCACTTTTGTCATTTCTGATTATAAAACCAGGTGAGGGACCTATGACCAAAAATTTCGAATGGAAATCAAGGGGTTTAGAGCTGAATGAAGATCAATTACGATTTCGTGGGGATGTTGAATTGCCTGACGATGTTTTATCTTTAGAAACACCATATGAATTTTTCAACTATTTCTTTTCCAATGATCTGATCTCTTCAATTGTGCAAGAGACTAACCTTTATGCTGTGCAAACCAAACCTGAGCAGCCACCCTGTTTTACTgaaaacaatataaaacaatatcttggcattattatttttacttcatCGGTTCATATGCTAAATCTGAGGTCATTTTGGAGTAAAGAACTAAGATTTTCACCAGTGGCAGATGTGATGTCGGTAAATATGTTTGAGAAGATAAGACGATTTATACATTTCACCAACAGCGATACTTTTATACCTCGCGGCCAGCAAGGTCATGACAGGCTGCACAAAATCAGACCTCTTGTTGATTTTTTCAACAACAAATTTTCTTCAGGTTCATTAGAGCAGCATCTTAGTATAGATGAACGGATGTGCTCAACGACAGTCAAGCACTATATGGAACAATATATGCCAATGAAACTT aCTGGTCAAGGTCAAGACGTACCAGGCAATAAACCCAACTTTGGAGTTACTTCCAATCTAGTCCTACGGTTGGCCAGCATTATTCCACGACAGCACAACTACGTATTAtatgatgataattattatacGGCTTTGCCCTTGATGGTCCATTTAGCAAAAGAGGGAATCTATTCCTTGGGTACTATTCGAAGAAATAGAATACCCAGCAACAAATTACCAACAGAAGCTACATTGAAAAAAGCTGACCGTGGTACTAGTCATGAATTTGTTGCTATAATTGATATCGATAAATACGTAATGAAAGACAATAAATACGTAACTCTAGCGTCTTTATTTGCTGGAAGGAATCCGATTACTAAAGTAAAAAGGTTtgacctaaaagaaaaaaaatctatagaagTGGATTGCCCTTATATAATAACAGAGTACAATAAACATATGGGTGGAGTAGATCTGTTAGACAGTTTAATGGGGAGGTATAAAATACAACTAAAAAGTCGCAAATGGTACATGAGGATTTTTTACCATCTTCTAGATCTGGTGTTGGTAAATTCGTGGTTGCTATACAAACGTGCATTAAGTAAAAAACAACCAGGCTGTAAACTAAAAAATCAAGCAGAATTCCGTGCTGAAGTTGCTAATTACTTGTGTGCTGTAAGATCTGTAGTTATAAAACGTGGTCGCCCTAGTTCCAGTCTGCAAAATAACATAGACGAAAAGAGAAAAAGAGGTCCCATGAAGCATGTGCCACCAATGGAGGTCCGTGCAGACCAAATTGGTCATTGGGCAGTCCTACAAGACGCAAAAATGCGCTGCAAATATCCTAA gAACCtcggaatatttttatattcatcaTTTTGTCCAAAGACTCATTGGCGTATCGACCTTCATAAAGAACCGGAAGGTAGTGAAAAGGGCAGTAAACTGGGGCTACTTGCACACGTTTTCAGCACATTTCCCAATGTACCCCCGTACATTGTAACTTTACAACAAATTACATTGTACCGACCTATTTAA